One genomic window of Nicotiana sylvestris chromosome 10, ASM39365v2, whole genome shotgun sequence includes the following:
- the LOC104242528 gene encoding uncharacterized protein, which yields MENRLKELSMEDSDEEPPLAVEINNTVNSNQPTENSEIPPVGVTVITGYLGSGKSTLINYILKEQHGKRIAVILNEFGEEIGVERAMINEGEEGGLVEEWVELANGCICCTVKHSLVQALEQLVQRKERLDHILLETTGLANPAPLASVLWLDDQLESDVRLDSIITVVDAKNLRYQLKPNPKSSSFPEAYLQIAFADVIILNKVDLVSQDDSGAMLEELEKEICDVNSLANIIHSVRCQVDLSKILNCQAYDPTHAAHLEALLKENKSLTAKGLHDSEVRTLCICDTQQIDVDKVRTWLEELLWDKQDGMDVYRCKGILRVRNSDQLHTLQGVREIYEIVPSRKWRNEEIQMNKIVFIGRFLNEQILLDSLRSCCNQLTQ from the exons atggaAAATCGACTGAAGGAGCTGAGCATGGAGGATTCCGACGAAGAGCCGCCACTCGCCGTCGAAATAAACAACACCGTCAACTCCAATCAACCAACGGAAAACTCAGAGATTCCTCCGGTCGGCGTCACCGTCATCACCGGCTATCTTGGTTCCGGAAAATCCACC TTGATAAATTATATACTGAAAGAGCAACATGGGAAGAGAATAGCAGTGATATTGAATGAGTTTGGGGAGGAGATAGGAGTCGAGAGAGCGATGATAAATGAGGGGGAAGAAGGCGGTCTTGTGGAAGAATGGGTAGAGCTTGCAAATGGGTGTATTTGCTGTACTGTGAAGCATAGTTTGGTTCAAGCATTGGAGCAGCTTGTTCAGAGAAAAGAGAG ACTTGACCATATATTGCTAGAGACTACTGGTTTGGCAAACCCTGCCCCCCTTGCATCCGTGCTTTGGTTGGATGATCAGCTGGAATCAGATGTTAGGCTTGACTCAATTATTACG GTTGTAGATGCAAAGAACCTTCGGTATCAGCTAAAACCAAATCCTAAGTCCTCTTCATTTCCTGAAGCTTACTTACAAATAGCATTTGCG GATGTTATCATTCTTAACAAGGTTGATCTAGTTTCTCAAGATGACTCAGGAGCAATGCTAGAGGAACTGGAGAAGGAAATATGTGATGTTAATTCCCTTGCTAATATTATTCATTCTGTGCGTTGCCAAGTTGATTTGTCAAAGATATTAAACTGCCAGGCATATGATCCTACT caTGCTGCTCATCTGGAAGCCTTGTTAAAGGAGAACAAATCTCTAACTGCTAAAGGCCTTCATGACAGTGAAGTCAGAACATTGTGCATCTGTGATACACAGCAGATTGATGTGGATAAG GTTCGTACATGGCTTGAGGAACTCCTTTGGGATAAACAGGATGGCATGGATGTTTATCGTTGCAAGGGAATTTTAAGAGTCAGAAACTCAGATCAACTCCACACTTTACAG GGCGTGAGAGAAATATATGAAATTGTTCCGAGCCGCAAGTGGAGAAATGAAGAGATTCAGATGAACAAAATAGTATTCATAG GTCGGTTTCTGAATGAACAAATTCTCTTGGACTCATTACGTAGTTGTTGCAACCAATTGACTCAATAG
- the LOC104226983 gene encoding probable methyltransferase PMT5 isoform X1, translating to MRSPLLNKLSLIFGPRPPLNWILLCLVSVFVLIALLGSSSSSTFDSVTSSAKPDIYTNYRKLKEQARNDYLELKSISLGANRIKDVGLCGKERENYVPCYNVSANLLTGLKDGEEFDRHCELPREHQDCLVRPPKDYKIPLTWPAGRDVIWSGNVKLTKDQFLSSGSMTKRLMLLEENQIAFHSEDGMIVDGVKDYSHLIAEMIGLGSDTELLQAGVSTVLDIGCGFGSFGAHLLSLKLMALCVAAYEPSGSQVQLVLERGLPAVIGNFISKQLPFPSLSYDMVHCAQCGIIWDSKDGLFLIEIDRLLKPGGYFVLTSPTTRQQDSSTGAKKGSTSSPLEEFTKKLCWSLLAQQEETFIWQKTVDSQCYTSSRQGDIPVCKGNDMQLYYQPLARCISGTTSHRWVPLHSKSDPLNSTELEIHGLHPDDFFEDSDFWKLALRNYWSLLSPLIFSDHPKRPGDDDPLPPYNMVRNVMDMNAHYGGLSAALMEASKAVWVMNVVPLGARNTLPLILDRGFAGILHNWCEPFPTYPRTYDLLHANELLSHIVSQKCSMFQLLLEMDRILRPEGWIILSDTLGPIEKARTLAAQIRWEARVIDLQNGSDQRLLVCQKPFVRK from the exons ATGAGAAGCCCTTTGCTCAATAAACTATCATTAATTTTCGGTCCTAGACCGCCACTCAACTGGATACTCTTGTGTCTGGTCAGTGTATTTGTTCTAATAGCATTGTTAGGATCATCTTCTTCTAGTACATTTGATTCGGTGACTTCCTCCGCGAAGCCTGATATCTATACAAATTATAGAAAGCTAAAGGAGCAAGCAAGAAACGATTATTTAGAGCTAAAAAGTATTTCTCTGGGAGCTAATCGGATAAAGGATGTTGGTCTTTGTGGAAAGGAGAGAGAGAATTATGTGCCTTGCTATAATGTATCTGCAAACTTGTTAACTGGGCTTAAAGACGGGGAGGAATTTGATCGTCACTGTGAGTTACCGCGGGAACACCAAGATTGTTTGGTTCGTCCTCCTAAGGATTACAAGATTCCGCTGACTTGGCCAGCAGGTAGGGATGTCATATGGAGTGGAAATGTGAAGCTAACCAAAGATCAGTTCCTTTCTTCCGGAAGCATGACAAAAAG gctAATGTTACTGGAAGAGAATCAAATTGCTTTCCATTCAGAGGATGGAATGATTGTTGATGGTGTCAAAGATTACTCTCACCTTATCGCAGAGATGATTGGGCTGGGAAGTGATACAGAGCTTCTTCAAGCCGGT GTGAGCACCGTGCTGGATATTGGTTGCGGATTTGGTAGCTTTGGTGCCCACCTACTCTCGCTGAAGTTGATGGCTCTTTGTGTGGCAGCATATGAGCCATCTGGTAGCCAAGTTCAGTTAGTACTCGAGAGAGGACTTCCAGCAGTCATCGGCAATTTTATTTCTAAACAGCTTCCATTTCCATCATTGTCCTATGACATGGTTCACTGTGCTCAGTGTGGAATCATTTGGGACAGCAAAG ATGGGCTGTTTCTTATTGAAATTGATCGTTTACTCAAGCCCGGAGGTTACTTTGTTTTAACCTCACCCACAACCCGGCAACAGGATAGTTCTACCGGTGCAAAGAAGGGAAGCACGTCTAGTCCATTGGAAGAATTCACTAAGAAGCTCTGTTGGTCTCTTTTGGCACAACAAGAAGAGACCTTTATTTGGCAGAAGACAGTTGACTCTCAGTGTTATACATCCAG CAGGCAGGGTGATATACCAGTTTGTAAAGGAAATGATATGCAATTGTATTACCAACCACTCGCACGTTGTATATCCGGGACAACCAGTCACCGGTGGGTTCCACTTCATAGCAAATCTGATCCTCTGAACTCCACTGAGCTTGAAATTCATG GGCTCCATCCTGATGATTTCTTTGAGGATTCAGACTTCTGGAAATTAGCTTTGAGAAATTATTGGTCTTTGCTGTCACCCTTAATTTTCTCTGACCATCCGAAAAGGCCAGGTGATGATGATCCATTGCCTCCGTATAATATGGTACGGAATGTCATGGACATGAATGCTCATTATGGCGGTCTTAGTGCTGCATTGATGGAGGCAAGCAAAGCGGTTTGGGTGATGAATGTTGTGCCTCTTGGGGCGCGTAATACGCTTCCACTCATTCTTGATCGAGGTTTTGCCGGTATTCTGCATAACTG GTGCGAACCTTTTCCAACATATCCCCGAACATATGATTTGCTCCATGCGAATGAGCTCCTTTCCCATATTGTTTCACAAAAATGCAGCATGTTTCAACTACTTTTGGAGATGGATCGTATTTTAAGGCCCGAG GGATGGATTATTCTTTCTGATACATTGGGTCCCATAGAGAAAGCACGGACGTTAGCTGCCCAAATCCGCTGGGAAGCTAGGGTGATCGACCTCCAGAACGGAAGTGACCAGCGACTACTTGTATGCCAAAAACCATTCGTGAGGAAGTGA
- the LOC104226983 gene encoding probable methyltransferase PMT5 isoform X2: MRSPLLNKLSLIFGPRPPLNWILLCLVSVFVLIALLGSSSSSTFDSVTSSAKPDIYTNYRKLKEQARNDYLELKSISLGANRIKDVGLCGKERENYVPCYNVSANLLTGLKDGEEFDRHCELPREHQDCLVRPPKDYKIPLTWPAGRDVIWSGNVKLTKDQFLSSGSMTKRLMLLEENQIAFHSEDGMIVDGVKDYSHLIAEMIGLGSDTELLQAGVSTVLDIGCGFGSFGAHLLSLKLMALCVAAYEPSGSQVQLVLERGLPAVIGNFISKQLPFPSLSYDMVHCAQCGIIWDSKDGLFLIEIDRLLKPGGYFVLTSPTTRQQDSSTGAKKGSTSSPLEEFTKKLCWSLLAQQEETFIWQKTVDSQCYTSRQGDIPVCKGNDMQLYYQPLARCISGTTSHRWVPLHSKSDPLNSTELEIHGLHPDDFFEDSDFWKLALRNYWSLLSPLIFSDHPKRPGDDDPLPPYNMVRNVMDMNAHYGGLSAALMEASKAVWVMNVVPLGARNTLPLILDRGFAGILHNWCEPFPTYPRTYDLLHANELLSHIVSQKCSMFQLLLEMDRILRPEGWIILSDTLGPIEKARTLAAQIRWEARVIDLQNGSDQRLLVCQKPFVRK, translated from the exons ATGAGAAGCCCTTTGCTCAATAAACTATCATTAATTTTCGGTCCTAGACCGCCACTCAACTGGATACTCTTGTGTCTGGTCAGTGTATTTGTTCTAATAGCATTGTTAGGATCATCTTCTTCTAGTACATTTGATTCGGTGACTTCCTCCGCGAAGCCTGATATCTATACAAATTATAGAAAGCTAAAGGAGCAAGCAAGAAACGATTATTTAGAGCTAAAAAGTATTTCTCTGGGAGCTAATCGGATAAAGGATGTTGGTCTTTGTGGAAAGGAGAGAGAGAATTATGTGCCTTGCTATAATGTATCTGCAAACTTGTTAACTGGGCTTAAAGACGGGGAGGAATTTGATCGTCACTGTGAGTTACCGCGGGAACACCAAGATTGTTTGGTTCGTCCTCCTAAGGATTACAAGATTCCGCTGACTTGGCCAGCAGGTAGGGATGTCATATGGAGTGGAAATGTGAAGCTAACCAAAGATCAGTTCCTTTCTTCCGGAAGCATGACAAAAAG gctAATGTTACTGGAAGAGAATCAAATTGCTTTCCATTCAGAGGATGGAATGATTGTTGATGGTGTCAAAGATTACTCTCACCTTATCGCAGAGATGATTGGGCTGGGAAGTGATACAGAGCTTCTTCAAGCCGGT GTGAGCACCGTGCTGGATATTGGTTGCGGATTTGGTAGCTTTGGTGCCCACCTACTCTCGCTGAAGTTGATGGCTCTTTGTGTGGCAGCATATGAGCCATCTGGTAGCCAAGTTCAGTTAGTACTCGAGAGAGGACTTCCAGCAGTCATCGGCAATTTTATTTCTAAACAGCTTCCATTTCCATCATTGTCCTATGACATGGTTCACTGTGCTCAGTGTGGAATCATTTGGGACAGCAAAG ATGGGCTGTTTCTTATTGAAATTGATCGTTTACTCAAGCCCGGAGGTTACTTTGTTTTAACCTCACCCACAACCCGGCAACAGGATAGTTCTACCGGTGCAAAGAAGGGAAGCACGTCTAGTCCATTGGAAGAATTCACTAAGAAGCTCTGTTGGTCTCTTTTGGCACAACAAGAAGAGACCTTTATTTGGCAGAAGACAGTTGACTCTCAGTGTTATACATCCAG GCAGGGTGATATACCAGTTTGTAAAGGAAATGATATGCAATTGTATTACCAACCACTCGCACGTTGTATATCCGGGACAACCAGTCACCGGTGGGTTCCACTTCATAGCAAATCTGATCCTCTGAACTCCACTGAGCTTGAAATTCATG GGCTCCATCCTGATGATTTCTTTGAGGATTCAGACTTCTGGAAATTAGCTTTGAGAAATTATTGGTCTTTGCTGTCACCCTTAATTTTCTCTGACCATCCGAAAAGGCCAGGTGATGATGATCCATTGCCTCCGTATAATATGGTACGGAATGTCATGGACATGAATGCTCATTATGGCGGTCTTAGTGCTGCATTGATGGAGGCAAGCAAAGCGGTTTGGGTGATGAATGTTGTGCCTCTTGGGGCGCGTAATACGCTTCCACTCATTCTTGATCGAGGTTTTGCCGGTATTCTGCATAACTG GTGCGAACCTTTTCCAACATATCCCCGAACATATGATTTGCTCCATGCGAATGAGCTCCTTTCCCATATTGTTTCACAAAAATGCAGCATGTTTCAACTACTTTTGGAGATGGATCGTATTTTAAGGCCCGAG GGATGGATTATTCTTTCTGATACATTGGGTCCCATAGAGAAAGCACGGACGTTAGCTGCCCAAATCCGCTGGGAAGCTAGGGTGATCGACCTCCAGAACGGAAGTGACCAGCGACTACTTGTATGCCAAAAACCATTCGTGAGGAAGTGA